The genomic interval GTGACGTGACGCATCCAAAGCTGAAAGATATCATTCACGCAGATTTCTTTGATTTTAGCCCCATCAGGGATCAGTTAAGCGGCTATAACGCTTGTTACTTCTGCCTGGGCGTTTCTTCTGTAGGAATGGACAAAGAAACTTATTACCGGATGACGTACACACTGACGATGCATGTAGCAGAGACACTGAGCCGGCTGAATGCTGATATGACCTTTTGCTATGTATCCGGTGCTGGTACCGATAGCACGGAAAAAGGACGCTCAAACTGGGCCAGGGTAAAAGGGAAAACGGAGAACGACCTGATGAAGTTGCCTTTCAAAGCGGTATTTGCGTTCCGTCCTGGTTTTATCAAGCGGATCAAAGGCCTGAAACGCGTACATCCCTTGTATAAATACATCGGATGGATATACCCGGTAGGGCGGGCACTATTTCCGGGGGGATTTGCCAAGCTGGAGGAGATAGGGCTGGCAATGATAAATGTGACATTGAACGGTTATCAGAAAAAGATATTGGAAGGAAAGGATCTTATCGCTCTCGGGAAAAGGGTTTGATATCTTCTCCCGCCATCGGCGGATAAACGTACATCCGTGCCGGTACTTTTTTGTTTCATTAACTTCTAATTAACTGTTTTTTCAAAAAGT from Chitinophaga filiformis carries:
- a CDS encoding NAD-dependent epimerase/dehydratase family protein, producing the protein MKIRAIITGATGMVGEGVLHECLLSGDVEAVLVINRKPCDVTHPKLKDIIHADFFDFSPIRDQLSGYNACYFCLGVSSVGMDKETYYRMTYTLTMHVAETLSRLNADMTFCYVSGAGTDSTEKGRSNWARVKGKTENDLMKLPFKAVFAFRPGFIKRIKGLKRVHPLYKYIGWIYPVGRALFPGGFAKLEEIGLAMINVTLNGYQKKILEGKDLIALGKRV